The Rhodamnia argentea isolate NSW1041297 chromosome 10, ASM2092103v1, whole genome shotgun sequence sequence TGTATATAACCGGGTTCTCGGCCTAATCGAATGGGGATTCCAGCTGAGTGTCGGCTTGAAATGGAAGTTTTGTGTTAAAATCTGGTCTCTAAGCCCCGTTGATCGATGGATTGACAATTGTCGTCGCTCAGGGATTACGTTATGAACTCGATCCGCAAGTTGGTTATGTTTCATTTGGTTTCGATTTAGTTGTATCATTTCTCcagatcttcttcttcttcttcttatgtgTGTGTTGTTTTGCTTACCTTTCGTCCCGTTGTCATTGTGTTGCAGATGCATCTTGGTGGATGAGAACGACAACGTCGTTGGTCACGAGTCCAAATACAACTGTAAGAATGCTTGTTCTGGCTATGCAATTGCTCTTATCTGGCTGATTTTGGCTtgaactattttattttgtgattgcCCCCCTTTTTAgtgcccttcaatttgttctGTAAGATTCATTTTCTTAGTATCCGCATGTATTTGCTGGTTGGCCTTACATTATCGACTCTTCCCAATTTGTCGAAAATGTTGTATGTCGGATAACAAGAATATAATTATTGAACTTTGGTCTGCCATCCATGGACTGTGTTTCTGCCGGTTTTTCGTTCATCATATAGTACTAGTTGCTTTCTCCCGGGTGATATTGCAATTGAGTGGTCGGTGCTTCGAAAATTTGCAggtcatttgatggagaaaATCGAGTCTGAGAATCTGTTGCATAGAGCCTTTAGTGTGTTTTTGTTCAACTCAAAGTATGAGCTACTGCTTCAGGTATGCAATAAGCATTCACTGGCTATGCTTCTTGTCGTGTTACTGCTCTagacttttttacttttcttgctGATAAGGCGGTTGTCGTGGGCATATTTAACGTTTTGAGGCTCATCCATTTTCTGGAACAGCAACGCTCTGCCACAAAGGTAACTTTCCCCCTTGTGTGGACAAACACCTGCTGCAGCCATCCCTTGTACCGGGAGTCCGAGCTTATTGCTGAGAACGCCCTTGGTAATAGAGCATATATTACACAATCCACGGTTCTTGTTATCTGCATGACTGCATCTTTCTCATAGTAGTAGGAGACTCCAATTCACGCTTGTCCATGAGGCTAATTTAGTCTGTACGTTGTCATCACTTGTGATCATCTGATGTTCAGGGGCGAGGAATGCTGCACAGAGGAAGCTCTTGGACGAACTGGGCATTCCTGCTGAAGATGTGCCGGTTGATGAATTTATTCCTCTGGGTCGAATACTGTATAAGGCACCTTCTGATGGGAAGTGGGGAGAGCATGAACGTAATACCTTCTTACCTTATACCTCAGGCTTTCCTTTCTGGGGAAATTTTGGTAGATTCCTAGTGCTGGTTCAACTTATCTTTGACTTTGCTAAATAACTTACATCATTTGTAATTCTTACGGCGTTTTTACACTGTACGTCTTGGAAAATCCAGCATTTTAGCAATGTATGACGCACCTCAATTTACTTGGAAGGAATGTGGGTGGGAAACCCAGCATGAACCACTTTGATACTTGGTTTTTGTTCTCTTTGGAGACATCCGATAAAATTGACATTTGGTTCTTGTTATTCTCTTCTAGATCTGCTTGAGTTACTGGATGTCGAATATACTGTGTTGGAACCTAGGACGTGGGATGAGTTGCTTCATGTTTCTTAACTCATGCTCGTGGATGGCATGCAAGAGTCCTGATGTTTTATGTAATTTCGCAGTTGACTACTTGCTGTTCATTGTTCGAGACGTGAAGGTCAATCCCAACCCTGATGAGGTCGCGGATATCAAGTACGTGAACCGGGAGCAGCTGAAGGAGCTGTTGAGGAAAGCCGATGCAGGTGAGGGTGGTCTGAAGCTGTCGCCCTGGTTCAGATTAGTGGTGGACAATTTCTTGTTCAAGTGGTGGGATCATGTGGAGAAGGGGACGCTGAAGGAAGCAGCTGATATGAAAACCATTCACAAGCTAACCTGAGATTCGTGTGTAGTAGCAGCAGCTTAATAAGGACTTAGATTGGACTTCAGTTTGATGTTATTAAGCTGCTCAATATCAATAATGGCGGACTTGACTTTCAAAAGTCAGTGGTCAAACTTGTTTTCAGCCAGGCTCATTTTGCAGTTATTGTGGCGGAGTCAAATCTATGATCCCTGAGACCATTACTTTGTTCGCCTGGAAAGATACCTGCTCGATAATGAATTTCATTAGAACTAAGTCCTTATGCATATCGAGATGATTGCTACCATATCGAAACATTTAGTAGTCTCTGCGCGCTTGTAGACGGACGCGTTGCAGTTGTGCCTTGCTTGATGGTTCAATCATGAAAATCAGGAGTTCCTGAATGCTTTTATATTTGTAGAAGTAGCTACCGTAGAACAACGGAAGCCGCCATCAgggggttaaaaaaaaacaacacaacAACATTTTCACCAAATCTAGTGGCGGGTTCACTTGAAATGAACTGATGAAAAGAAGGGGTAGTCTAACTTCATCTAGGAAATCTGGAAAGACGAGATTTTCTTCTTCGGGATCTGGGGAATTGGAGTGAGGTGTGATGCGTTTCTCCTTTTTGAAATCTCGATGCTTTTCGACcttcccgaatttttttttttatttcagaaaaaattctTAACTTTAGTTACAGGCTCAAAtctactctaatttttttttatctaaaaagaaaatcatcaatttttactttaaTATCAAATTTGCTCCATTGGCCCCTATCCAAATATCGCCGTTAGCCGTTCTTAAGTTTCATATTCTACAATGATttcatttttgagaatttcttcaCTAGGTGGATTTAATGCCcacgtgaaaatgccacatcGGTTCGTACCTATCGCCTATTACTTTGctaacatgaattttttattaacatgGAAATGCCATGTCAAATTGGGACTGAACTATAGGGTATATTTGAAAATACATTGAAGATTTGTGGTTTTTTTAACGAAAAACAAAATTCGGGGCATATTTGGGATTgtacctaaagtttgggatttttacgaGATAAAAAACAGTTCATGGAAAATTTGGGATTGGACCTAAAGCTGagagtttttttgttttagacaaaaaaaagttcatgataaATTTGGAATGAgtaaatatcacgaaaaatctcaaaccggtacatttgtaataaatttatctcaaactattttttttaccataaaaaattcgaaaatggtacacttgtgataaattcatcttaaattatatttttcatcataaaaaattctaaactgataCAACCGTGATAAGTTTACCTCAAACcgatttttttaccacaaaaaatcttaaagtggtacacatatgataaatttgtcttcttttagtttccgttaaattgagttaatacaataaaaaatcccaaattgatactcttgtaacaaacagagggtaacGTATATACCCGACAATTTGCCActtgtcatctaactcagcaattcgacgataaaatttaacggaaaataacagagaataaatttgttacagtaGTACGAGTTTGAGGTAAACATGTCaaaggtgtaccggtttgagatttttgatgatcaaaaaatagtttggagtaaatttatcacgggtgcactagtttaggatttttggtggtattgactcatttgaaattgaacaTAACGTTGAAggctttttagataattagGCCCGCGAGAAAGTGGAACATCCTCACAATATATAAAGCTTTCTTCAGGAGAACTGTTTCATACATCTTGAAAATGTTAAGATGTATATCTTGGAAATAAGCTCTAAAATCATCAGTTACGTGTGAGTTAAACACATTGAACACGGGCAAGATTCAATTGATTATCAGGTCCAACGGATTAGCTCAATTCAGATCTTATCATGTAAATGACTGATGCAAATATAAGTTAGCATGTGCTAATTTTTATGTGACTAACTTGTTGTTTAGTGGTCTGAACTCAAGCCATAATCTAATTTTAGTCCTCAATACGAGCATGTTCTGCAATAAATTGAAAACATGTGCATTTGATCTTTGAtccgataaaaataaaaaaccaaatctctctccctttctctcgtCTCTTCAGTCCCTCCGGAAACATTGGCTCTCTCGTGCGTGCCATGAGAAGCCTCCTCAGACCTTCAGCTTCAATCTCTCTCGCCGCCAGGCTCCTCCTTTCGCAGAGCCACTTCAGGAGCGGCGCGTCACGGGCGACTGAACTAGCGGAGCTCGCCTTCGTCTCGATTCGCAGTCCCTTCGCCCGGTGGGTCTTCACCGACGactctcctccccctcccgaATGGGTCGAGCCCTTCAACGACGTCTCCGACATAGCCTCCACCCCGCGGAACCCGACCCCGTCTCCGTGGGTGGGTCACATTCTCAATCTCTTAGACGGGTCCACGGACATGGAATTAAAGCTGGATGACTTTTGTCGTAAGTTCTTGATCAAGCTGTCCCCGAACTTCGTGTCTTTCGTGTTGCGGTCTGGTCAGGTTAAGGGAAGGCCAGACGTTGCCGTCAGGTTCTTCAGGTGGGCTGCTCGGCAGGGGAGGTACAAGCACAGGATTGAGTGTTACGTGTCTTTAATTGAGCTTCTCTCATTATCTGGGGATTTGGATGGAGTGACGAGTGTCTTTGAGGAGTTGAGGAACTTGGGCTTCTTGATGACGGTGTCGGCAGCTAATTCTTTGATCAAGAGCTTCGGCAGTGTTGGGATGGTTGAGGAGTTGTTGTGGGTGtggaggaagatgaaggagaATGGTATCAAGCCGAGCTTGTATACCTACAACTTTTTGTTGAATGGTTTGGTGGATTCCATGTTTATCGAGTCCGCAGAGCGGGTGTTTGAGGTGATGGAGAATGGGAGGATTGGACCTGATACTGTGAGCTACAACATAATGGTGAAAGGACTTAGCAATGTGGGTAAAACCCAGAAAGCGATGGAGAAACTAAGGGATATGGAAACGAAGAGTGTGGAGCCGGATAAGATCACGTATATGACTTTGATTCAGGCGTGTTATGGTGAAGGGGATTTCAGTTCTTGTTTGGGACTTTACCGTGAGATGGAAGAGAAAGGTTTAGAAATCCCTCCTCATGCGTATAGTTTGGTCATAAGTGGGCTTTCCAAGGAGGGAAAATGTATGGAAGCTTATGCAGTTTATGCAAGCATGACTAGAAATGGTTATAGAGCAAATGTGGCAATCTACACAGCTTTGATTGATTCATATGCAAAATGCGGGAGCATAGAAGAGGGAATGAGGCTCTTTGACAGAATGAAGGATGATGGGTTTCGCCCGGATGAGGTCACGTATGGGGCTGTCATTAACGGGCTGTGCAAAAATGGGAGGTTGGAGGAGGCACTTGCACACTTGGAGCACTGTCAGAATAGTGGGGTGACGGTTAATGCCATGATATATTCTAGTATTATTGATGGTCTAGGGAAGGCAGGGAGAGTGGATGAAGCTGAGAAATTTTTTGAGGAAATGGCTCATAAGGGATGTTCACGGGATTCTTATTGCTATAATGCCTTGATGGATGCATTTACAAAGTGCGGTAGAATTAATGAAGCACTGGCGCTCTTcaggaaaatggaagatgaaggtTGTGATCAAACAGTTTACACATTCACGATACTCATTGCTGGCCTTTTTGCGGAGCACCAAAATGAGGAGGCTTTGAAATTGTGGGACGTGATGATTGACAAAGGGATCACTCCAAACGCAGCATCAATCAGGGCTCTATCTACTGGACTTTGTCTCTCGGGCAAAGTGGCTAGAGCTTGTAAAATCTTGGATGAATTAGCACCAATGGGTATCATTCCTGATTCAGCTGTCGAAGATATGATCAATGTGTTGTGCAAAGCTGGCCGTATTAAGGAAGCTTGTAGATTGGCAGATGGAATTGTCGATAGGGGTCGTGAAATACCGGGAAAAATACGGACTATTTTTATTAATGCCTTGAGAAAGGCAGGGAGCGCAGATTTGGCCTTGAAGTTGAT is a genomic window containing:
- the LOC115752301 gene encoding isopentenyl-diphosphate Delta-isomerase I — protein: MGDAADAGMDAVQRRLMFDDECILVDENDNVVGHESKYNCHLMEKIESENLLHRAFSVFLFNSKYELLLQQRSATKVTFPLVWTNTCCSHPLYRESELIAENALGARNAAQRKLLDELGIPAEDVPVDEFIPLGRILYKAPSDGKWGEHELDYLLFIVRDVKVNPNPDEVADIKYVNREQLKELLRKADAGEGGLKLSPWFRLVVDNFLFKWWDHVEKGTLKEAADMKTIHKLT
- the LOC115752293 gene encoding pentatricopeptide repeat-containing protein At1g03560, mitochondrial, producing the protein MRSLLRPSASISLAARLLLSQSHFRSGASRATELAELAFVSIRSPFARWVFTDDSPPPPEWVEPFNDVSDIASTPRNPTPSPWVGHILNLLDGSTDMELKLDDFCRKFLIKLSPNFVSFVLRSGQVKGRPDVAVRFFRWAARQGRYKHRIECYVSLIELLSLSGDLDGVTSVFEELRNLGFLMTVSAANSLIKSFGSVGMVEELLWVWRKMKENGIKPSLYTYNFLLNGLVDSMFIESAERVFEVMENGRIGPDTVSYNIMVKGLSNVGKTQKAMEKLRDMETKSVEPDKITYMTLIQACYGEGDFSSCLGLYREMEEKGLEIPPHAYSLVISGLSKEGKCMEAYAVYASMTRNGYRANVAIYTALIDSYAKCGSIEEGMRLFDRMKDDGFRPDEVTYGAVINGLCKNGRLEEALAHLEHCQNSGVTVNAMIYSSIIDGLGKAGRVDEAEKFFEEMAHKGCSRDSYCYNALMDAFTKCGRINEALALFRKMEDEGCDQTVYTFTILIAGLFAEHQNEEALKLWDVMIDKGITPNAASIRALSTGLCLSGKVARACKILDELAPMGIIPDSAVEDMINVLCKAGRIKEACRLADGIVDRGREIPGKIRTIFINALRKAGSADLALKLMHSKIAIGYDRVGSVKKRVKFQTLVDS